One stretch of Micromonospora cremea DNA includes these proteins:
- a CDS encoding alkaline phosphatase family protein — MALPPNVQKALATPPTTSGRLSDIKHVVMLMQENRSFDHYFGTMSGVCGFDDPNALILGNGRSVFHQPWDGHPDGYVLPFHLDTKKLAGHALPSTDHGWQGQHEAWNGGKMDNWIPAHIPSDGENAPFTMGYLTREDIPFHYALAESFTILDHYHCSVIGPTGPNRHMWMSGTIDVDGLAGGPSLTTGGPANQFSWKTYPKRLSEAGVSWKVYRQPGGLTGSSAISKFTDFAQAQPGDGFYENGVATQPLGQFEYDCLNDSLPTVSWILPPSGYDEHPSTPGSAAAGAQFIAGKIDAIASNPEVWAKTVFILSYDENDGLFDHVVPPTPPAGTPDEFVFKTSNVGEQGRGWPNGLGYRVPCIIVSPWTAGGYVCSEVSDHTSQLQFLEHITGVKETNISAWRRETCGDLTAAFRFNNGRAEAPTMPDTVGDYNFTQYAIKNLPMPEGPPAKQQMPTQEKGNRPHVG, encoded by the coding sequence TTGGCGCTGCCGCCGAACGTGCAGAAGGCGCTTGCCACGCCGCCGACGACCTCCGGTCGTCTCAGCGACATCAAGCACGTCGTGATGTTGATGCAGGAGAACCGCAGCTTCGACCACTACTTCGGCACGATGTCGGGCGTCTGCGGCTTCGACGACCCGAATGCGCTGATCCTGGGGAACGGCCGTTCCGTCTTCCACCAGCCCTGGGATGGTCACCCGGACGGTTACGTGCTGCCGTTCCACCTTGACACCAAGAAGCTCGCCGGCCACGCGCTGCCCTCTACCGACCACGGCTGGCAGGGCCAGCACGAGGCGTGGAACGGCGGCAAGATGGACAACTGGATCCCGGCGCACATTCCGAGCGACGGCGAGAACGCTCCGTTCACCATGGGCTACCTGACCCGTGAGGACATCCCGTTCCACTACGCACTGGCTGAGTCCTTCACCATCCTGGACCACTACCACTGCTCGGTGATCGGCCCGACCGGCCCGAACCGGCACATGTGGATGTCGGGCACGATCGATGTCGACGGTCTGGCCGGCGGCCCCTCGCTGACCACCGGTGGTCCGGCCAACCAGTTCTCCTGGAAGACCTACCCGAAGCGACTCAGCGAAGCCGGCGTGAGCTGGAAGGTCTACCGCCAGCCCGGCGGCCTCACCGGATCGTCCGCGATCAGCAAGTTCACCGACTTCGCCCAGGCCCAGCCCGGCGACGGCTTCTACGAGAACGGCGTGGCGACCCAGCCCCTGGGTCAGTTCGAGTACGACTGCCTGAACGACTCGCTGCCGACGGTCAGCTGGATCCTGCCACCGTCCGGTTACGACGAGCACCCCTCCACCCCGGGCTCGGCCGCGGCCGGTGCGCAGTTCATCGCGGGCAAGATCGACGCCATCGCGTCGAACCCCGAGGTGTGGGCCAAGACCGTCTTCATCCTGTCCTACGACGAGAACGACGGCCTCTTCGACCACGTCGTTCCGCCGACCCCGCCGGCCGGCACCCCGGACGAGTTCGTCTTCAAGACCTCCAACGTCGGTGAGCAGGGCCGGGGATGGCCCAACGGCCTCGGTTACCGCGTGCCGTGCATCATCGTGTCGCCATGGACCGCGGGCGGTTACGTCTGCTCCGAGGTCTCCGACCACACCTCGCAGTTGCAGTTCCTGGAGCACATCACCGGGGTCAAGGAGACCAACATCAGCGCGTGGCGCCGGGAAACCTGTGGTGACCTGACCGCGGCGTTCCGGTTCAACAACGGGCGGGCCGAGGCCCCGACGATGCCGGACACTGTGGGCGACTACAACTTCACCCAGTACGCGATCAAGAACCTGCCGATGCCGGAAGGGCCACCGGCGAAGCAGCAGATGCCCACGCAGGAGAAGGGCAACCGGCCTCACGTCGGCTGA
- a CDS encoding cytidine deaminase, with protein MDLDQHLVDAAVDQMNRRWPADEYGGAAAVYLEDGQILTSVCLDNLNAGVTLCHETGAICQAYTLNKRVTASVCVGREADSTDIFVLAPCGICQERLALWGPEVQVGVSDPLSPSGWTARTPTGQLAFSKRQLL; from the coding sequence ATGGATCTTGACCAGCACCTCGTCGATGCAGCTGTTGATCAGATGAACCGCCGCTGGCCGGCCGACGAGTACGGCGGGGCAGCGGCCGTGTACCTCGAGGACGGTCAGATCCTGACCAGTGTCTGCCTCGACAACCTCAACGCCGGGGTCACTCTGTGCCACGAAACCGGAGCTATTTGCCAGGCCTACACGCTGAACAAGCGGGTGACTGCGTCGGTGTGCGTGGGAAGAGAAGCGGACAGCACGGACATCTTTGTTCTGGCGCCCTGCGGGATCTGCCAGGAGCGTCTTGCCCTGTGGGGGCCGGAGGTTCAGGTGGGCGTAAGTGACCCTCTCAGCCCGTCTGGATGGACGGCGCGGACGCCCACCGGACAGTTGGCCTTTTCCAAACGGCAACTTTTATAG
- a CDS encoding GIY-YIG nuclease family protein: MRRYTMEAVADAPRAPGVHVVLDGGTVIYVGRTGNLRNRLRQHLTGNREPSVLHEQVGQLLDEQGPVATAQDIAGWLGRCEVRWQETDNPEGTKEALVLALNPRFNRQVPKPR; encoded by the coding sequence GTGCGCCGCTACACGATGGAGGCTGTCGCCGACGCTCCCCGCGCACCCGGCGTGCACGTGGTCCTCGACGGCGGCACGGTGATCTACGTCGGCCGGACCGGAAACCTCCGCAACCGCCTCCGGCAGCACCTGACCGGTAACCGCGAGCCGTCGGTGTTGCACGAGCAGGTCGGCCAGCTCCTCGACGAGCAGGGCCCGGTGGCGACAGCGCAGGACATCGCCGGCTGGCTGGGTCGCTGCGAGGTCCGCTGGCAGGAGACCGACAACCCGGAGGGTACGAAGGAGGCCCTGGTCCTGGCCCTCAATCCCCGCTTCAACCGGCAGGTGCCGAAGCCGCGCTGA
- a CDS encoding HNH endonuclease gives MTGCDAEDALQAAHIEPYSGRNNDVTNGLLLRADVHNLFDKGLMWIDGNYRIRTSSELVSRHYKDLDGKELRRPVSRADWPDKEKLYAHRAGARR, from the coding sequence ATGACGGGCTGCGACGCGGAGGACGCGTTGCAAGCCGCCCACATCGAGCCGTACAGCGGCAGGAACAACGATGTGACCAACGGTTTGCTGCTTCGCGCAGACGTGCACAACCTCTTCGACAAGGGCCTGATGTGGATCGACGGCAACTATCGCATTCGCACCTCGTCCGAGCTGGTGTCGCGCCACTACAAGGACCTCGATGGTAAGGAACTCCGGCGGCCAGTCAGCCGCGCGGACTGGCCGGACAAGGAGAAGCTATACGCGCATAGGGCAGGAGCCCGTCGCTGA
- a CDS encoding amidohydrolase, protein MLVDNVRGYTLTRKGRLREFSSILIASNGKVAGLDAHAGRGVRRINGKGRILLPGMHDAHGHLWSYGALASELDLSGTRSLAEAQQALAAYAAAHPDLAWITGRGWNQVIWGLGRFPTAADLDVVVSDRPVWLTRVDGHAGVANTAALALAGVTRGIPDPAGGQIIRDAGGNPTGTLIDNAMGLVSSKLPAPTIEDVRQRALTAQQKLNAVGITSVSDAGTDAAGYAVLRELAGAGTLTMRVNAFLTWDAFAEVGADVRTDSFAADMLRVRTVKLYVDGALGSRGAALLEPYSDDPANTGLLRIEPEELDRRVVAILRQGYQAAVHAIGDRGNRLVLDAYEKAFRRVGDRGLRHRIEHAQVVALDDIPRFKDLDLIASMQPVHATDDMNMAEDRVGPERIKGAYAWRKMLDQGTIIASGSDFPVSSALPFEGMHAAVTRTDREGRPAGGWYSEEAMTPVEALRSFTLDAAYAAHQERVIGSLEPGKWADFTITDLDPFCLPANRPMWQTGILQTWVGGRRVGEYGDL, encoded by the coding sequence ATGCTCGTGGACAACGTCCGCGGCTACACCCTCACCCGCAAGGGGCGGCTGCGCGAGTTCTCCAGCATCCTGATCGCCTCGAACGGGAAGGTCGCCGGGCTCGACGCCCACGCGGGCCGCGGCGTACGACGCATCAACGGCAAGGGCCGCATCCTGCTCCCCGGCATGCACGACGCCCACGGCCACCTCTGGAGCTACGGCGCCCTGGCATCGGAACTCGACCTCAGCGGCACCCGGTCCCTCGCGGAGGCACAGCAGGCACTCGCCGCGTACGCCGCGGCCCACCCGGACCTGGCCTGGATCACCGGACGCGGATGGAACCAGGTCATCTGGGGACTGGGGCGATTCCCGACGGCCGCCGACCTTGACGTGGTCGTCAGCGACCGTCCGGTGTGGCTGACCCGGGTGGACGGCCACGCGGGTGTGGCCAACACCGCCGCGCTGGCTCTCGCCGGCGTCACCCGGGGCATCCCCGACCCTGCCGGAGGTCAGATCATCCGCGACGCGGGGGGCAACCCGACCGGGACTCTGATCGACAACGCAATGGGCCTGGTCTCCTCCAAGCTTCCCGCGCCGACCATCGAGGACGTACGACAGCGCGCCCTCACCGCACAGCAGAAGCTCAACGCCGTCGGCATCACCTCCGTCTCCGACGCCGGGACCGACGCGGCCGGCTACGCCGTTCTGCGCGAGCTGGCGGGCGCGGGCACGCTGACGATGCGGGTGAATGCCTTCCTGACCTGGGACGCGTTCGCCGAGGTCGGTGCCGATGTCCGCACGGACTCGTTCGCAGCCGACATGCTTCGCGTCCGGACCGTGAAGCTCTACGTCGACGGAGCGTTGGGCAGCCGAGGTGCCGCCCTGCTCGAGCCATACAGCGACGACCCCGCCAACACCGGGTTGCTGCGTATCGAGCCCGAGGAGTTGGACAGGCGCGTCGTGGCGATCCTCCGCCAGGGCTACCAGGCGGCGGTCCACGCCATCGGTGACCGCGGCAACCGGCTCGTCCTCGACGCATACGAGAAGGCCTTCCGCAGGGTCGGCGACCGGGGCCTGCGGCACCGGATCGAACACGCCCAGGTCGTCGCGCTCGACGACATTCCTCGCTTCAAGGACCTGGACCTCATCGCGTCGATGCAGCCGGTGCACGCGACGGACGACATGAACATGGCCGAGGACCGGGTGGGTCCGGAGCGCATCAAGGGCGCGTACGCGTGGCGCAAAATGCTCGACCAGGGGACGATCATCGCCTCCGGATCGGACTTCCCGGTGTCCTCCGCCCTGCCCTTCGAGGGGATGCACGCCGCCGTCACCCGCACGGACCGGGAGGGTAGGCCGGCTGGTGGGTGGTACTCCGAGGAGGCCATGACGCCGGTCGAGGCGCTGCGCTCGTTCACCCTGGACGCCGCGTACGCGGCACACCAGGAGCGGGTGATCGGCAGCCTTGAACCGGGTAAGTGGGCCGATTTCACAATCACCGACCTGGATCCCTTCTGCCTGCCGGCCAACCGGCCGATGTGGCAGACCGGAATCCTGCAGACCTGGGTCGGCGGGCGGCGGGTCGGCGAATACGGCGACCTCTGA
- a CDS encoding protein kinase domain-containing protein: MAPFSAAAVPQWCLLGALSPAVAGRLMAGAAGRANWTAMSPFTPTLRLHDRYVLRERIGLGGMSEVWRADDEVLGRPVAVKALAGEFAVNPQLRATIQREARAAARLTHPHITQVYDYGEATLAGGTVVPYLVMELVDGRNLAERLTGGPLAWPEAVRMAGQVAAALAAAHRIGVVHRDIKPGNVMLTDTGAKVLDFGIAALAGPHHPLAGQTGELLMGTPAYFAPERLAVGPPNPASDVYALGALLYRSLAGRAPLPVQTWEDALEVHAGRSPVPPLRIPGLPADIAELSLACLAADPARRPTAALLATRFGAGQPADPPTAVLPTLPAGRAAVAPAHPPTLIDRSLPTARPVRAASPAGQSRRSNRLLAVLVAAGLALVVGVVGMLTFGGEPDSPPAAPPVAVAPVEQPASEAPGGSSDPGSAPPTTGGLTPVTLRQLAAELTAVIDNAESRSEIDPKTAEELRDKLADLDRGKPKDRAKRVRELSERVADAADGGRISADTATRLQDLLAGYSQARGEEDDN; encoded by the coding sequence GTGGCTCCTTTCAGCGCCGCCGCCGTACCCCAGTGGTGTCTCCTCGGCGCGCTCAGCCCGGCGGTGGCGGGGCGGTTGATGGCTGGTGCTGCCGGGCGGGCAAACTGGACGGCCATGTCGCCGTTCACGCCCACTCTGCGGTTGCACGATCGGTACGTCCTGCGCGAGCGCATCGGCCTCGGCGGGATGTCCGAGGTGTGGCGCGCCGACGACGAGGTGCTCGGCCGGCCCGTCGCCGTGAAGGCGCTCGCCGGTGAGTTCGCCGTCAACCCGCAACTGCGGGCCACCATTCAGCGCGAGGCCCGCGCCGCCGCCCGGCTGACCCACCCCCACATCACCCAGGTGTACGACTACGGCGAGGCGACCCTGGCCGGCGGCACGGTGGTGCCGTACCTGGTGATGGAGCTGGTCGACGGGCGCAACCTCGCCGAGCGGCTCACCGGCGGCCCGCTCGCCTGGCCCGAGGCGGTCCGGATGGCGGGCCAGGTCGCGGCGGCGCTCGCCGCCGCACACCGGATCGGGGTGGTGCACCGCGACATCAAGCCGGGCAACGTGATGCTCACCGACACCGGCGCGAAGGTGCTCGACTTCGGCATCGCCGCGCTCGCCGGCCCGCACCACCCGCTCGCCGGCCAGACAGGCGAACTGCTGATGGGCACCCCGGCCTACTTCGCCCCGGAGCGGCTGGCCGTCGGCCCGCCCAACCCGGCCAGCGACGTCTACGCCCTCGGTGCGCTGCTCTACCGATCCCTGGCCGGCCGGGCCCCGCTGCCCGTGCAGACCTGGGAGGACGCGCTCGAGGTGCACGCCGGGCGCAGCCCGGTACCGCCGCTGCGCATCCCCGGCCTGCCCGCCGACATCGCCGAGCTCAGCCTCGCCTGCCTGGCGGCCGACCCGGCCCGCCGGCCTACGGCGGCACTGCTCGCTACCCGGTTCGGCGCCGGCCAGCCGGCCGATCCGCCCACTGCGGTCCTGCCCACCCTGCCGGCCGGACGGGCGGCCGTCGCGCCCGCGCACCCGCCCACGCTGATCGACCGGTCGCTGCCCACGGCGCGACCGGTGCGCGCCGCATCGCCGGCAGGCCAGTCGCGCCGGTCGAATCGGCTGCTCGCGGTGCTCGTCGCGGCCGGCCTCGCCCTCGTCGTCGGGGTGGTCGGAATGCTTACCTTCGGCGGCGAACCGGACAGTCCGCCCGCGGCGCCACCGGTCGCCGTCGCACCCGTCGAGCAGCCGGCGTCGGAGGCGCCGGGCGGTTCGTCCGATCCGGGTAGCGCTCCGCCAACGACCGGCGGGCTCACGCCGGTCACCCTGCGGCAGCTGGCCGCCGAGCTGACGGCGGTGATCGACAACGCGGAGAGCCGGAGCGAGATCGACCCGAAGACGGCCGAGGAGCTGCGGGACAAGCTCGCCGATCTGGACCGAGGCAAGCCCAAGGACCGCGCCAAGCGGGTTCGGGAACTGAGCGAGCGGGTCGCCGACGCGGCCGACGGGGGCCGGATCAGCGCCGACACCGCCACCCGCCTTCAGGACCTGCTCGCCGGGTACTCGCAGGCGCGGGGCGAGGAAGACGACAACTGA
- a CDS encoding ExeM/NucH family extracellular endonuclease: protein MDWNRRKRTRNVFSVLLASGALLLTSGAPALAEPAASDPFISEIHYDNAGTDTGEAIEIEAPAGFDLTGWQIVLYNGANGAAYNTRTLSGPMPAAGVVVATYPTDGIQNGSPDGVALVAPGGAVAEFLTYEGTMTAVGGPANGLTGVDIGVAETATTPAGESLQKIDGTWRAPAPSSFGAVNTVPGGGDPDPDPAPGCTVTVDHTIGEVQGGGDATPLAGARVTVEGVVTADHRSGGYNGVYVQTAGSGGDRPVAAGTASDGIFVYLTTSTANHPSVAIGDRVRVSGTPSEFNGLTELTIGAKADVQVCEHSVTLPAPVPVGLPLADGVRESVESMLVSPVGQYTVSEVYNTNRYGEVVLTAGDRPAANPTDVARTGSDEAKQVAAVNKLARILLDDGRTTNLSTASLLPPYLSKASPLRVGDSVEAFGSSVLSYGFNEWRLQPTTPVDADTAPPARTSFKTTNPRTPQPVDVGGDVRVGSFNVLNYFVHFGGDARGAADEAGLAKQEAKIVSAISALGADVVALEEIENSVRFDAGDPQQALKRLVAALNTKDGNGTWDYVRSPANLPGPTQQDFITTAIIFKPAKVQPKGPSRSVNDETVWSNAREPIAQTFTAGKIAFTVVANHLKSKSGTGTGDNADTGDGQGSWNGDRVRQARALAAFVDQVKADSGTDDVLLLGDFNAYTHEDPMQVLYDKQYRDLNNTGKATYVFSGESGSLDHALASPSLAARVTGVDVWQINAVESYAFQYDGLSAFYEANPYRASDHNPLVVGINTRANPVNLQLLSINDFHGRLESPATVGGQPVGGAAQLAGLVGQLRAQNPNTAFVSAGDNIGASTFISAIDGDNPTIDALNQAGLAASAVGNHEFDKGIADLTGRVSDRADFPYLGANVYRGDARALPAYSVSTVGGVRVGFVGVVTEQTKSLVSPDGIAGLTFRDPVAEANLVAGQLKDGNPDNGEADVVVLLAHEGAATENITSAEALANDPVFGKFTRVDATIDAIFSGHTHQPYAFELPVPGSDRLRPVVQAEDYGKRLGKVALTYDPNTGQVTTADAQLIDVVGAPQDQAVADIVAAAKTKAGELGKQQLGSITADIKRAYTNGNEDRGTESALGNFIADVQLAGTKDPGRGGAQIAFMNPGGLRADLLYRTDGMVTYADAFAVQPFANDVVTKSYTGAQIKQVLEEQWQPDGASRPVLWLGVSKGFSYTYNPDAPKGSRITSIKLNGAPLDPAGTYRVTVNSFLATGGDNFATLDDGADPATTGDNDLTMLVSYFAANSPVTADPQPRSAVGQAGPQCTTTITGAYRKPLVVTAGLTCLENAAIGGSVTVNPGASLVVTGGTISGPVYATRPVLFDLTSATVSGPVTVTNATGQLNITKGKVNGPVSVTANTGGVRIDTVTVNGPITVDKNAGSQPVVVAANTISGPLACSGNTPAPANESRPNTVKGPASGQCARL from the coding sequence ATGGACTGGAACCGGCGCAAACGAACACGCAACGTGTTCAGCGTCCTCCTCGCAAGCGGCGCGCTCCTTCTGACCAGCGGAGCACCCGCGCTGGCGGAGCCAGCGGCATCGGACCCCTTTATCAGTGAGATCCACTATGACAACGCTGGTACCGACACCGGCGAGGCCATCGAGATCGAGGCGCCCGCCGGCTTCGATCTGACCGGCTGGCAGATCGTTCTGTACAACGGCGCAAACGGTGCGGCCTACAACACCCGCACGCTGAGCGGCCCGATGCCGGCGGCCGGTGTGGTCGTCGCTACGTACCCGACGGACGGCATCCAGAACGGGTCGCCCGACGGCGTAGCGCTCGTCGCCCCGGGCGGTGCCGTGGCGGAGTTCCTCACCTACGAGGGGACGATGACCGCCGTCGGCGGGCCGGCCAATGGGCTGACCGGCGTCGACATCGGCGTCGCGGAGACCGCGACCACGCCGGCCGGCGAATCGCTGCAGAAGATCGACGGTACGTGGCGGGCCCCCGCGCCGAGCAGCTTCGGCGCCGTGAACACCGTCCCGGGCGGCGGTGATCCCGACCCGGATCCGGCTCCGGGCTGCACCGTCACCGTTGACCACACCATTGGCGAGGTCCAGGGCGGCGGAGACGCCACGCCGCTCGCGGGCGCCCGGGTCACCGTCGAAGGCGTGGTGACCGCCGACCATCGCAGCGGTGGCTACAACGGCGTCTACGTGCAGACCGCGGGCAGCGGCGGGGACCGTCCCGTTGCCGCGGGCACCGCCTCGGACGGCATCTTCGTCTACCTGACGACCAGCACGGCCAACCACCCGTCGGTCGCGATCGGCGACCGGGTCCGGGTTAGCGGCACCCCGAGCGAGTTCAACGGGCTCACCGAGCTCACCATCGGCGCGAAGGCCGACGTGCAGGTCTGCGAGCACAGCGTGACGCTGCCCGCGCCCGTCCCGGTCGGCCTGCCGCTGGCCGACGGCGTCCGCGAGTCGGTCGAGTCGATGCTGGTGTCGCCGGTCGGCCAGTACACCGTCTCCGAGGTGTACAACACCAACCGCTACGGCGAGGTCGTGCTCACCGCCGGTGATCGTCCGGCTGCCAACCCCACGGACGTCGCCCGTACGGGCTCGGACGAGGCGAAGCAGGTGGCCGCCGTGAACAAGCTCGCGCGGATCCTGCTCGACGACGGTCGGACCACCAACCTGTCCACCGCCAGCCTGCTGCCGCCGTACCTGTCGAAGGCCAGCCCGCTGCGGGTCGGCGACTCGGTAGAGGCATTCGGGTCGTCGGTGCTCTCGTACGGCTTCAACGAGTGGCGCCTGCAGCCCACCACCCCGGTCGACGCGGACACCGCGCCGCCCGCCCGGACCAGCTTCAAGACCACCAACCCGCGTACCCCGCAGCCGGTGGACGTCGGCGGCGACGTGCGGGTGGGCAGCTTCAATGTGCTGAACTACTTCGTGCACTTCGGCGGGGACGCCCGCGGCGCCGCTGACGAGGCCGGTCTGGCCAAGCAGGAGGCGAAGATCGTCTCGGCGATCAGCGCGCTGGGTGCCGACGTGGTAGCGCTCGAGGAGATCGAGAACTCGGTCCGGTTCGACGCAGGCGACCCGCAGCAGGCGCTCAAGCGCCTGGTCGCCGCCCTGAACACCAAGGACGGCAACGGCACCTGGGACTACGTCCGCAGCCCGGCCAACCTGCCCGGCCCGACCCAGCAGGACTTCATCACCACGGCGATCATCTTCAAGCCGGCGAAGGTACAGCCCAAGGGCCCGTCGCGGTCGGTGAACGACGAGACCGTCTGGTCCAACGCCCGCGAGCCCATCGCACAGACCTTCACCGCGGGGAAGATCGCCTTCACCGTGGTCGCCAACCACCTCAAGTCCAAGAGCGGCACCGGGACCGGCGACAACGCCGACACCGGCGACGGCCAGGGCTCGTGGAACGGCGACCGGGTCCGTCAGGCGCGGGCGCTGGCCGCCTTCGTCGACCAGGTCAAGGCGGACAGCGGCACCGACGACGTGCTGCTGCTCGGCGACTTCAACGCCTACACGCACGAGGACCCGATGCAGGTCCTCTACGACAAGCAGTACCGGGACCTGAACAACACCGGCAAGGCCACCTACGTCTTCAGCGGCGAGTCCGGCTCCCTCGACCACGCCCTCGCCTCCCCGTCGCTCGCGGCCCGGGTCACCGGCGTCGACGTGTGGCAGATCAACGCGGTCGAGTCGTACGCGTTCCAATACGACGGGCTGTCCGCCTTCTACGAGGCGAACCCGTACCGGGCCAGCGACCACAACCCGCTCGTGGTGGGCATCAACACCCGCGCGAACCCGGTCAACCTGCAGCTGCTCAGCATCAACGACTTCCACGGCCGGCTGGAATCCCCAGCCACCGTCGGCGGCCAGCCGGTCGGCGGCGCCGCCCAGCTCGCCGGCCTGGTCGGGCAGCTGCGCGCGCAGAACCCGAACACCGCGTTCGTGTCCGCCGGCGACAACATCGGCGCATCCACGTTCATCTCGGCGATCGACGGGGACAACCCGACGATCGACGCGCTGAACCAGGCCGGCCTCGCCGCCTCGGCGGTGGGCAACCACGAGTTCGACAAGGGCATCGCCGACCTCACCGGCCGGGTGTCCGACCGCGCCGACTTCCCGTACCTGGGCGCCAACGTGTACCGGGGCGACGCCCGGGCGCTGCCGGCGTACTCCGTCAGCACGGTGGGCGGGGTGAGGGTGGGCTTCGTCGGCGTGGTGACCGAGCAAACCAAGTCGCTGGTCAGCCCCGACGGTATCGCCGGGCTGACTTTCCGCGACCCGGTCGCCGAGGCCAACCTGGTCGCCGGCCAGCTCAAGGACGGCAACCCGGACAACGGGGAGGCCGACGTGGTGGTGCTGCTCGCGCACGAGGGCGCCGCGACGGAGAACATCACCTCCGCCGAGGCGCTGGCCAACGACCCGGTCTTCGGCAAGTTCACCCGGGTCGACGCCACCATCGACGCGATCTTCAGCGGCCACACCCACCAGCCGTACGCGTTCGAGCTCCCGGTCCCCGGATCGGACCGGCTGCGTCCGGTGGTACAGGCCGAGGACTACGGCAAGCGGCTGGGCAAGGTCGCGCTGACCTACGACCCGAACACGGGCCAGGTCACGACGGCCGACGCGCAGCTGATCGACGTGGTCGGCGCGCCGCAGGACCAGGCGGTGGCCGACATCGTGGCCGCCGCCAAGACCAAGGCAGGCGAGCTCGGCAAGCAGCAGCTGGGCTCGATCACTGCGGACATCAAGCGGGCCTACACCAACGGCAACGAGGACCGGGGCACGGAGTCGGCGCTCGGCAACTTCATTGCCGACGTGCAACTCGCCGGCACGAAGGACCCGGGCCGGGGTGGGGCGCAGATCGCGTTCATGAACCCCGGTGGCCTACGCGCCGACCTGCTCTACCGCACCGACGGCATGGTGACCTACGCGGACGCCTTCGCCGTCCAGCCGTTCGCCAACGACGTGGTGACGAAGAGCTACACCGGCGCCCAGATCAAGCAGGTGCTGGAGGAGCAGTGGCAGCCAGACGGGGCGTCCCGTCCGGTGCTGTGGCTGGGTGTCTCGAAGGGGTTCAGCTACACCTACAACCCCGACGCGCCGAAGGGTTCGCGGATCACCTCGATCAAGCTCAATGGCGCGCCGCTCGACCCGGCGGGCACGTACCGGGTCACGGTGAACTCGTTCCTCGCCACGGGCGGTGACAACTTCGCCACCCTCGACGACGGCGCCGACCCGGCGACCACCGGCGACAACGACCTCACCATGCTGGTGAGCTACTTCGCGGCGAACTCGCCGGTCACCGCGGACCCCCAGCCGCGGTCAGCCGTCGGGCAGGCCGGTCCGCAGTGCACCACGACCATCACCGGCGCGTACCGCAAGCCGCTGGTGGTCACCGCGGGCCTGACCTGCCTGGAGAACGCCGCGATCGGCGGCTCCGTCACGGTCAACCCGGGTGCCTCGCTGGTGGTCACCGGCGGCACCATCAGCGGCCCGGTGTACGCCACCCGCCCGGTCCTGTTCGATCTCACCAGCGCCACCGTGTCCGGCCCGGTCACCGTCACCAACGCGACCGGCCAGCTGAACATCACCAAGGGCAAGGTGAACGGCCCAGTGTCGGTCACCGCCAACACCGGTGGAGTCCGGATCGACACCGTCACCGTCAACGGTCCGATCACCGTCGACAAAAACGCCGGCAGCCAACCGGTAGTCGTCGCCGCCAACACCATCAGCGGACCCCTCGCCTGCTCGGGCAACACCCCGGCCCCGGCAAACGAGAGCCGACCCAACACCGTTAAGGGCCCCGCATCAGGCCAGTGCGCGCGACTGTAA